One segment of Cyprinus carpio isolate SPL01 chromosome A17, ASM1834038v1, whole genome shotgun sequence DNA contains the following:
- the LOC109107975 gene encoding protein CLN8-like yields MSSQPNKLKLSSGHNLSMDYSSQDFHLKIISLGFIFYTFIFLLSHILSSLLFNTYRSLSAKEKVFWDLAVTRAVFGIQSTVAGLRALMEDSAIYSDKILGQENWSWFNVLTATGFFLFENVALHASNVAFRSFDLPLAVHHFFALTGFAGAVVWNWLGHFLPMVTLLLEMSTPFTCISWMLLKAGWSKTLFWKANQWMMIHMFHCRMVLSYYMWWVCWNHWEEMKTHIPLVQRLLFFTGLFLLTFFLNPIWTHKKTLQLLNPMDWNFDNKPAAENGPIRDQDRHKPHAS; encoded by the exons ATGTCCTCCCagccaaataaattaaaactgtccTCGGGTCACAACTTAAGCATGGACTACTCCTCCCAGGACTTTCACCTGAAAATCATCAGCCTGGGCTTCATCTTCTACACCTTTATCTTCCTCCTCTCTCACATCCTATCTAGCCTGCTGTTTAACACCTATCGATCACTGTCAGCCAAAGAAAAG GTCTTCTGGGATTTGGCTGTGACACGGGCTGTATTTGGCATCCAGAGCACGGTGGCAGGGCTTCGGGCACTCATGGAGGACTCTGCCATCTACTCTGATAAGATTCTCGGGCAGGAGAACTGGTCCTGGTTCAACGTGCTGACCGCTACAGGATTCTTCCTGTTTGAAAATGTGGCCCTTCATGCATCCAATGTGGCATTCCGGTCCTTCGATCTGCCGTTAGCCGTGCATCACTTCTTCGCCCTCACGGGGTTTGCTGGGGCAGTTGTGTGGAACTGGCTGGGTCATTTCCTCCCTATGGTGACTTTACTGCTAGAGATGAGCACACCTTTCACCTGCATCTCCTGGATGCTGCTTAAG GCGGGCTGGTCTAAGACTCTGTTCTGGAAAGCTAACCAATGGATGATGATCCACATGTTTCATTGCCGGATGGTTCTGTCCTACTACATGTGGTGGGTGTGCTGGAATCATTGGGAGGAGATGAAGACTCACATCCCACTGGTTCAAAGACTGCTGTTCTTCACAGGCCTCTTCCTGCTCACCTTCTTCCTCAACCCCATTTGGACACATAAGAAAACCCTGCAGCTTCTCAATCCCATGGACTGGAACTTTGACAACAAACCTGCAGCAGAGAATGGACCGATCCGAGACCAGGATCGACACAAGCCCCATGCCAGCTGA